From Thunnus maccoyii chromosome 21, fThuMac1.1, whole genome shotgun sequence, the proteins below share one genomic window:
- the ppp1r17 gene encoding protein phosphatase 1, regulatory subunit 17-like, translated as MTTGCMRSTLEPEPRLTTQESKHYQEALESLVDRKSEMRDDEEEEGLCAEHQEDNQLKKPRRKDTPVLNSPPHIPGVRLMKTEKQMVYLEDEEKDVKD; from the exons ATGACGACTGGCTGTATGAGGTCGACCCTGGAGCCTGAACCTCGACTGACGACACAGGAGAGCAAACACT ACCAGGAGGCGCTGGAGAGCCTGGTGGACAGGAAGTCAGAGATgagggatgatgaggaggaggagggtctCTGCGCTGAGCACCAGGAGGACAACCAGCTGAAGAAACCTCGGAGGAAGGACACACCTGTCCTCAACTCCCCTCCACATATACCAG GAGTGAGACTGATGAAGACAGAGAAGCAGATGGTCTACTTAGAGGATGAAGAGAAGGATGTGAAGGATTAG